The DNA window CACACGATTTTAAATCAGCTGGCAACACGACTCTCGGTGAAATACGGACAAtccaagaaaataataaaaggaaAGTTCAggaaatgaatatgataaaataaaaaattagatcaATTCGACTCCTCAAGGCGCATTAAACACCACACCTAGTACACCTAGTAAAATCCTCAAACTTAACTTAATCGCTAAgaataaaatcaagaattacATCCCATTTCCGAATCCCAAAAAATCCCTTTATAAAGAAGAGTGGAAAAGGCGATGCcgaaaaatcacaattttctcCCAAAGATAATTTTGTCACAAATATTGCTGCTGTTCTTGTTCTTGACATCAACCATGGCCGCTGATTCATCTTCTTCTGAAGCTAAAGTTCACATAGTTTACACCGAAAGACCTGAAGGCCAGGAGCCTGAGGAGTATCATATCAAGACCCTCTCCTCTGTTCTTGGCAGGTTGGAGTTgtgttaaaattttcttatgaaataggatttgaatgaaaaactgTGTCTTAGATCTATCAAGTTTAGAAAAGTTTCAATCTTTTGGGATCCCTTTGGAGGAAAGTATGTTTAAGTGATCTGGGATGGAATCTTTTGGTGTTTGATTGTGAGTTCTCATGGGTTTGACTGATTTTTTTACTGCATATGTTATCGTGACGATAAAAACTATGGGTGATCTGGGCTAATACGGTTTCTTATATGTTCTtttatgggtttttattcgaatcTTTGATGATTGTTTTATCAAGATCGAAGATAGAGGTGTATAATTGTGATGAAAATTGTTATATATGGTGGTATGTGAaattgtttttgaaattttggttaAAAGTGAGGATGCTGCGAAGGGGGCTTTGTTGTACAGTTACAAGCATGCAGCCAGTGGGTTCTCTGCTAAGCTAACTCCTGAACAagtctctcaactttcaagtaCGTTTTTTTCACTATTCTTTTGCTGTGGGTTAATGGATTTGTAGTAATTTACCTGTTGATTTTTGGTGTCTTAATTCATAATGTAGTGTCATTTGAGAAAGTAGATCTTTTTATGATTATGCTGGTTCTGTGATTTGCTTCTGGTTTTGCTACCAATTTGTACAACTTGTATGCCAAGACACTCCAAAAAATTGATCCTTGGTGGTGTTGGTTATGCCTATAATCTGTACGTAGCTCGAATATGTGTTATGTCCAAAATTAAGTTGAGAAAAAACTTTGGACACGGCCGCACAGGGTTTCGGACTAGTTCTGGACACAACCAGTGtttcttttaacatttatagcccaatttttttttttttaaaataccattTTTTAGCATTTCCTGTTTATGTATGTATTGTATGACAACTTCAATTTCAAGACATGGAAAAGACTTGTGTATTTTAGTTTCTCCGTGAATCTGGTATATATTTATTGCTgcatatttttccaattttgatATGTGTACTTGATATTTTTCATCTTTTATTGTTAACATCAATACTTTACATGTGCGTGCGTGTGTGCGCGTCCACATTTTGCCATATGGGACCATAAATTTTTTAGAACTTTGTGTAACATTGCCGAGTCCGTGTCCGTGCTACATAGTTATGCTTATGTTTGTGTTCGTTTTGTGTTTTTTCCTTAATGTTAAATGTATGATATATGTGTATAGTGTTGAACAAACGAGAGTATATTCTGGTGTTTCTTGGTTCTTAGCGTTTTTTTCTCTCATGGGTGAGAAGGATCATTGCCTctgaaatgaaaataatttaaaaaaaggaGTAGAAATGTAATTCTTGACCCTTCAAAAAGTTCCATGTTGCTTTGAAACTAAATTCTTTCTCAGTTGCTGGACTATCTTGATTCTGTCTC is part of the Primulina huaijiensis isolate GDHJ02 unplaced genomic scaffold, ASM1229523v2 scaffold208170, whole genome shotgun sequence genome and encodes:
- the LOC140966877 gene encoding subtilisin-like protease SBT3.9, whose protein sequence is MPKNHNFLPKIILSQILLLFLFLTSTMAADSSSSEAKVHIVYTERPEGQEPEEYHIKTLSSVLGSEDAAKGALLYSYKHAASGFSAKLTPEQVSQLSKQPGVLQVVPSQTVQLHSGHGKTHV